From Erigeron canadensis isolate Cc75 chromosome 8, C_canadensis_v1, whole genome shotgun sequence, one genomic window encodes:
- the LOC122609707 gene encoding uncharacterized protein LOC122609707 codes for MIRQLTYGNVADSLDEYLQMSEQTSKLDAFDAFRMLGSIPTVCIGCGKRCPKAWQGQFTRCDKGHPTIMLEVVALFDDIYGLNQSHLFREIIEDTAPDTSFTVNGTDYQNGYYLADGIYPEWGTFVKAFSCPQDAKKKNFKKYQESARKYVERAFGVIQGRWVILTHPSRSFSVNKIRRTMYACVILHNMIVEDSGHAITSYDLEILAVPPRVPIRTFRERMAVHARTNRELPDRGVLHGLRHNLVEHIWRLP; via the exons CAGCTGACGTATGGCAACGTGGCCGATTCACTTGATGAGTATCTACAAATGAGTGAACAAACTTCCAAATTAGACGCGTTTGATGCTTTTC GGATGCTTGGGAGCATCCCTACTGTATGCATTGGCTGTGGAAAAAGGTGTCCAAAAGCATGGCAAGGCCAGTTTACTCGATGTGATAAAGGGCATCCAACCATCATGCTTGAAGTTGTTGCGTT GTTCGATGACATATATGGCCTTAATCAATCACATTTGTTTAGAGAAATCATTGAGGATACGGCTCCGGATACTTCATTTACGGTTAACGGAACCGATTACCAGAATGGGTACTATCTAGCCGACGGTATTTATCCTGAGTGGGGGACATTCGTCAAGGCTTTTTCATGCCCACAAGACGCgaaaaagaaaaacttcaaGAAGTATCAAGAAAGTGCACGAAAATATGTGGAACGAGCATTCGGAGTAATCCAAGGTCGTTGGGTGATCCTTACACACCCCTCAAGGTCGTTTAGTGTCAACAAGATTCGTCGAACCATGTATGCTTGTGTCATATTGCATAACATGATCGTCGAGGATTCGGGTCATGCAATAACCTCCTATGATCTAGAAATCCTAGCTGTGCCACCCCGTGTACCTATTCGTACCTTCCGAGAGAGGATGGCGGTCCACGCACGGACCAATAGGGAGCTTCCAGACCGAGGGGTTCTCCATGGTCTTCGTCACAATCTTGTCGAGCATATTTGGCGCCTCCCGTGA